In a single window of the Notamacropus eugenii isolate mMacEug1 chromosome 4, mMacEug1.pri_v2, whole genome shotgun sequence genome:
- the CRYBB1 gene encoding beta-crystallin B1 isoform X1 has translation MHSSLPNLTLLRGGGKWKVDWDCLAFAIGLFPLFMPPALGVPVPLVCVHRRPRWVAFEQSNFRGEMFILEKGEYPRWDTWSCSYRSDCLMSFRPIRMDSLDHKICLFECTNFKGNKMEIHEDDVPSLWAYGFCDRVGSVKVPSGTWVGYQYPGYRGYQYLFEPGEFKHWNEWSAYQPQIQSVRRIRDMQWHQKGCFPIPSSLPK, from the exons ATgcactcctccctccccaacctgaCTTTGCTAAGGGGTGGAGGGAAATGGAAAGTAGACTGGGATTGTTTGGCTTTTGCTATTggcctctttcctcttttcatgCCACCTGCCCTTGGTGTTCCTGTCCCGTTGGTCTGTGTCCACCGTCGGCCCAGATGGGTGGCCTTTGAGCAGTCCAACTTCCGGGGAGAGATGTTCATCTTGGAGAAGGGCGAGTATCCCCGATGGGACACCTGGTCCTGCAGCTACCGTAGTGACTGCCTCATGTCCTTCCGGCCCATCAGAATG GACTCTCTAGATCATAAGATCTGCCTGTTTGAATGTACCAACTTCAAGGGGAACAAGATGGAGATTCACGAGGATGATGTGCCCAGTCTCTGGGCCTATGGCTTCTGTGACCGTGTAGGCAGCGTGAAGGTGCCCAGTGGCAC ATGGGTTGGCTACCAGTACCCTGGTTATCGAGGTTACCAGTACCTGTTTGAGCCAGGAGAGTTCAAGCACTGGAATGAATGGTCTGCCTACCAGCCCCAGATCCAGTCCGTCCGACGAATTAGGGATATGCAGTGGCACCAGAAGGGCTGCTTCCCCATCCCCAGCAGTCTGCCAAAGTGA
- the CRYBB1 gene encoding beta-crystallin B1 isoform X2 — translation MNLGDRGFDRVRSIIVISGPWVAFEQSNFRGEMFILEKGEYPRWDTWSCSYRSDCLMSFRPIRMDSLDHKICLFECTNFKGNKMEIHEDDVPSLWAYGFCDRVGSVKVPSGTWVGYQYPGYRGYQYLFEPGEFKHWNEWSAYQPQIQSVRRIRDMQWHQKGCFPIPSSLPK, via the exons ATGAATCTGGGAGACCGAGGATTCGACAGAGTTCGCAGCATCATCGTTATCTCAGGACC ATGGGTGGCCTTTGAGCAGTCCAACTTCCGGGGAGAGATGTTCATCTTGGAGAAGGGCGAGTATCCCCGATGGGACACCTGGTCCTGCAGCTACCGTAGTGACTGCCTCATGTCCTTCCGGCCCATCAGAATG GACTCTCTAGATCATAAGATCTGCCTGTTTGAATGTACCAACTTCAAGGGGAACAAGATGGAGATTCACGAGGATGATGTGCCCAGTCTCTGGGCCTATGGCTTCTGTGACCGTGTAGGCAGCGTGAAGGTGCCCAGTGGCAC ATGGGTTGGCTACCAGTACCCTGGTTATCGAGGTTACCAGTACCTGTTTGAGCCAGGAGAGTTCAAGCACTGGAATGAATGGTCTGCCTACCAGCCCCAGATCCAGTCCGTCCGACGAATTAGGGATATGCAGTGGCACCAGAAGGGCTGCTTCCCCATCCCCAGCAGTCTGCCAAAGTGA